A stretch of the uncultured Desulfobacter sp. genome encodes the following:
- a CDS encoding ATP-binding protein codes for MFSSLRLKIFSLIIIIMLATAATIIVYTNRDVRQAVLETEQTSTKNMLDLIGLNIKGGYNRLVNEKIEIFSILDKEIQDISSICQLTIAKFITENTSGLVSEAFAKQRALDWLRTVQLKDKELFIFDENGVILSHTNPKSIGSSMDKIKDMKRRALNKAMRYDVLKSQGDWAVFSEKKEWDQQDTKKKGLFVPIPEWKWTLGVAINFEQIEQESQVRMDNIIKGLNDTFSNIKIYKSGFVCIFTGEKKILIPPIAKQYKDLEQTINHYTGNLLLDDLMAACNKGEVLRYKPANGPNANEFEAQISFFKAFDWYTFIAVPVNEVQAPAKELIARQSIIVLSIFLASLVAAFYTVSKISKPLILLTKYAKELPQQDFTQLEDDHISKIDYLPRAYNDEVGRLAEAFIFMKGEIKKNVLKTIETTSAKERLERMAAENANRAKSEFLANMSHELRTPLNHIIGFTELVVDKSFGDLNDVQEEYLGDVLTSSKHLLSLINDILDLSKVEAGKMELETSEVDLKSLLQNSLVMVKEKSIKHGVKMTTDIDDVPDTVSIDERKIKQVIYNLLSNAVKFTPEGGQIHISAKLVSENKLNDAVEIGVKDSGIGLKQDDLKRIFDHFEQVENSASRKFQGTGLGLALTKQLVELHNGRIWAESEGEGKGSTFWIIIPITQDLKFFSI; via the coding sequence ATGTTCTCATCTTTAAGGTTAAAAATTTTTTCTCTGATCATCATAATTATGCTGGCAACGGCGGCAACCATAATTGTGTATACCAACAGAGATGTCAGACAGGCAGTTTTAGAGACAGAGCAGACGTCTACAAAAAACATGCTTGATCTAATCGGCTTGAATATAAAAGGAGGCTACAACCGCTTAGTAAATGAAAAAATAGAAATTTTTTCTATTTTGGATAAAGAAATCCAGGACATCTCCTCCATCTGCCAGCTGACTATAGCCAAATTCATCACAGAAAACACAAGCGGCTTAGTTTCCGAAGCGTTTGCAAAACAAAGAGCTTTAGATTGGCTGCGTACGGTTCAACTAAAAGACAAGGAACTTTTTATCTTCGATGAAAACGGCGTAATTTTATCCCATACAAATCCGAAAAGTATCGGCTCCTCAATGGATAAAATAAAAGATATGAAGCGACGCGCCCTTAATAAAGCGATGCGATACGATGTGTTAAAATCCCAGGGAGACTGGGCGGTCTTTTCAGAAAAAAAAGAGTGGGATCAACAAGACACCAAAAAAAAAGGCCTTTTTGTTCCTATACCTGAATGGAAATGGACATTGGGTGTGGCCATCAACTTTGAGCAAATTGAGCAGGAAAGCCAGGTTAGAATGGATAATATTATCAAAGGGCTCAATGATACATTTTCCAATATTAAAATTTATAAATCCGGTTTTGTCTGTATATTTACCGGTGAGAAAAAAATTTTAATTCCCCCCATCGCTAAACAATACAAAGACTTAGAACAGACAATTAATCATTATACCGGCAATTTGCTTTTAGACGATCTCATGGCCGCCTGCAATAAAGGAGAAGTGCTCCGTTATAAGCCTGCGAATGGGCCCAATGCCAATGAATTTGAAGCGCAGATCTCTTTTTTTAAAGCATTTGATTGGTATACATTCATCGCGGTTCCGGTGAATGAAGTCCAGGCCCCGGCTAAAGAGTTGATTGCACGACAAAGCATTATTGTTCTCAGTATATTTCTGGCCAGTCTGGTGGCTGCGTTTTATACCGTCTCAAAAATATCAAAACCCCTTATTTTGCTTACAAAATATGCAAAAGAACTTCCCCAGCAGGATTTCACACAATTAGAAGACGATCATATAAGTAAAATTGACTATTTACCCCGTGCCTACAATGATGAAGTTGGACGATTAGCTGAAGCCTTCATTTTTATGAAGGGCGAAATCAAAAAAAATGTATTAAAAACCATCGAAACAACATCGGCCAAAGAACGCCTAGAAAGAATGGCTGCAGAAAATGCCAACAGGGCCAAAAGCGAATTTCTTGCCAATATGAGCCATGAGCTCCGGACGCCGTTGAATCATATTATTGGGTTTACAGAACTGGTTGTTGACAAAAGTTTCGGCGATTTAAATGACGTTCAAGAGGAGTATCTCGGCGATGTTTTAACCAGCAGTAAACATTTGCTCTCTTTGATTAACGACATCCTTGATCTTTCAAAAGTTGAGGCGGGCAAGATGGAACTGGAAACATCAGAGGTTGATCTTAAATCCCTTCTGCAGAACAGTTTGGTAATGGTCAAGGAGAAGTCAATAAAACATGGCGTTAAAATGACAACCGATATCGACGACGTTCCGGATACAGTCTCAATTGATGAACGGAAAATTAAGCAAGTGATATATAATCTACTGTCAAATGCGGTGAAATTTACGCCTGAAGGCGGCCAGATTCATATCTCTGCAAAGCTGGTTTCCGAGAACAAGCTAAATGATGCTGTCGAGATTGGTGTAAAAGATTCCGGGATAGGATTAAAACAAGATGATCTTAAACGAATTTTCGACCATTTTGAACAAGTGGAAAATTCCGCCAGTCGAAAATTTCAGGGAACAGGTCTTGGCCTCGCCCTTACCAAGCAGCTTGTAGAGCTTCATAACGGTCGCATATGGGCTGAAAGTGAGGGTGAAGGCAAGGGAAGTACTTTTTGGATTATCATTCCTATCACCCAAGATTTAAAATTCTTTTCAATTTGA
- a CDS encoding thioredoxin family protein, which translates to MDNTTKERIMSWTPLGRPILDIAETEHAEQKRFETFAGQWQEISDSISWTTGSQAADLPGFFLKNNILYSALPLERELSPFFKGLDALDEPALDDGLLKTLNNIETPCRMTLYIALQCPHCPGMVEQLIPLAAACENIHLHIIDGSLFPEKAQEDKVMSAPCLILNDDTRWTGTVGQEEIVDMILNKESMDLDTKALKTILEDGRAEWITERMLTSNQLFKGFSGLLLHETWSVRLGAMVVVEALAEKSPKLCTELEKTLIDVFSTKDVPVQGDILYALGEIGTPGYPGLDRRTTGDIDPMKISKMRLRMRYNQFRTDIVFSARPKTANFADYFVG; encoded by the coding sequence ATGGACAACACGACAAAAGAACGGATCATGAGCTGGACACCCCTGGGACGTCCGATCTTAGATATTGCAGAAACAGAACATGCTGAACAAAAAAGGTTTGAAACATTTGCCGGCCAATGGCAGGAAATATCAGATTCAATATCCTGGACAACCGGAAGTCAAGCTGCGGATCTGCCCGGATTTTTCCTGAAAAACAATATCCTATATTCCGCCCTGCCCCTGGAGCGGGAACTGTCACCTTTTTTCAAAGGCCTGGACGCCCTTGACGAGCCGGCTTTGGATGATGGTCTTCTAAAAACGTTGAACAATATCGAAACCCCATGCCGCATGACGCTCTATATTGCCCTGCAATGTCCCCATTGCCCGGGGATGGTTGAGCAGCTTATCCCCCTTGCAGCCGCCTGTGAAAACATTCATCTTCACATCATCGACGGCTCCCTGTTTCCGGAAAAAGCCCAGGAAGACAAGGTTATGTCCGCCCCCTGCCTAATTCTAAACGATGACACACGATGGACCGGGACTGTTGGACAAGAAGAAATTGTGGACATGATCCTTAACAAGGAGAGCATGGACCTGGATACAAAGGCTTTGAAAACCATATTGGAGGACGGCCGGGCAGAGTGGATCACTGAACGGATGCTCACATCCAACCAATTGTTCAAAGGATTTTCCGGGCTTCTTCTTCACGAAACCTGGTCAGTGCGTCTGGGCGCCATGGTGGTGGTGGAAGCCCTTGCAGAAAAGTCACCAAAGCTGTGCACCGAACTGGAAAAAACTTTAATTGATGTATTCAGCACCAAAGACGTCCCTGTCCAAGGTGATATTTTATACGCACTGGGAGAGATCGGCACCCCTGGATACCCGGGACTGGATCGGCGCACAACAGGAGACATTGATCCCATGAAGATCTCAAAGATGCGGCTGCGGATGCGATACAATCAATTCAGGACAGATATAGTATTTAGTGCCCGACCGAAAACCGCAAATTTTGCCGATTACTTCGTTGGATGA
- a CDS encoding NifB/NifX family molybdenum-iron cluster-binding protein: MKIAITTLGKDLDAQVSGKPGTASHLLVIDTLSEKLQWFEGPGRPGPGTGLQFITMAINEKCDVFLTGWLSPVSQRHLEVQGIKVVTGITGKAAQALEKFEQMKTAASTTPPKQAFSTALLPTSEALTNACRQALIQIGSMLPVIAGVVFLMGLLTTFIPNRTLFDFFLGSTLQGIFKGALVGSFFTGNPANSYIIGKQLLDQGIGIGVVIALICSWVTVGIVQMPAESAALGKRFAVARNALCFILSMVIALVMASII; encoded by the coding sequence ATGAAAATTGCCATTACGACCCTTGGAAAAGACCTTGATGCTCAGGTGAGTGGCAAACCGGGTACAGCGTCACACCTGCTGGTGATCGATACATTATCTGAAAAACTGCAATGGTTTGAAGGGCCTGGGAGACCTGGACCGGGCACAGGCCTACAGTTCATCACCATGGCCATCAACGAAAAATGCGATGTCTTTTTGACGGGCTGGTTAAGCCCGGTCAGCCAACGGCACCTGGAGGTTCAGGGCATCAAGGTGGTCACAGGCATAACCGGCAAGGCTGCACAGGCCCTGGAAAAATTTGAACAAATGAAGACAGCAGCTTCGACGACACCCCCAAAGCAGGCATTTAGCACCGCCCTTTTGCCAACCAGCGAGGCGTTGACCAATGCCTGCCGCCAGGCCCTCATTCAGATCGGCAGCATGCTGCCGGTTATCGCAGGTGTCGTCTTTCTGATGGGCTTGCTCACTACTTTTATTCCGAATCGCACTCTGTTCGATTTTTTCCTTGGCAGCACACTGCAAGGCATCTTTAAAGGAGCCTTGGTTGGAAGCTTTTTTACCGGGAATCCTGCCAACAGTTATATTATTGGAAAACAACTGCTTGACCAGGGCATCGGCATCGGTGTGGTCATTGCCCTGATATGCAGTTGGGTTACGGTTGGGATTGTGCAAATGCCCGCAGAAAGCGCAGCCCTGGGCAAGCGTTTTGCTGTTGCCCGAAATGCTCTGTGCTTCATTCTATCCATGGTGATCGCATTGGTTATGGCAAGCATTATTTAG
- a CDS encoding UvrD-helicase domain-containing protein, with amino-acid sequence MKYIADLHIHSKYSRATAKNLDLEHIYQSARVKGITLVGTGDFTHPAWIEELETKLEPAEPGLFALKKDLSRQIDADVPGTCQGPVRFILQAEISNIYKKDVRVRKNHNLIYLPDLDTAKKFNARLDAIGNIKSDGRPILGLDARDLLEIMLETSDRGFFIPAHIWTPWFSMFGSKSGFDTIEECFGDLSSHIFACETGLSSDPPMNWRVKDLDRVSLVSNSDAHSPKFLGRNASVFDTDLTFDAVRDALETHDLNAYQGTLDMYPHQGKYHYDGHRKCGVCLNPDETAALNGICPECGKPLTLGVLYRVRELADRPEGFNPENRHPYTYVVPLADVLSQIFGVGPNTKKVNTYYDKAINALGPELAILTQLSSDTIERAGVPLLAQAIQKMRDGDIHIDPGFDGEYGTVKIFTWEEKEGIQGEQSLFADPLPRKKAKKTVGATRIRKKPQSKDVQLPSPEKKETPEPIVPKHILDGLNPEQDRAVKSESRAVVIQAGPGTGKTRTLTARIAWLLKENRADPENILALTFTNKAAGELADRIESFIPQGGQLVTAATFHGFCLNMLKRHANFKRGLMEDDLRFEVLKLAVKTVTGEKKVPKRTVSKLDAWISRQKQQLKAPGDENQENPVAQGVGEFDSVWPEVYETYDQMLYDRDLADFEDLIFLCFRLFAEDAALLEQVRQQYQFIFVDEYQDLNLGQYKLVKLLSQNSHVFVIGDPDQSIYGFRGSNSRFFNRFEQDFPGCEQIRLRQNYRSTQTILDASFQVISTGDDTDNDRRKIYASLDGTQKILINETASESAEAVAVGKIIEKGVGGLSFLSMDKGTGPDSGSDREYAFSDFAVLYRTRQQAQAFVQAFEKAGIPFQTADRENWIDMAGIKDLLTLVRIFLGRGSETVQQQFAQFLPMITALSSSIDTPTLLDTLGNWLDIKAQSKANETLASACRRLNALADRYPSPNDLLDNLRLDQDPDFLDKTVEKVSLMTVHAAKGLEFPVVFLAGCENGTIPFARDGKTVEDPDEERRLFYVAMTRAKEMLYLTYARKRRIFGRELQRIRSCFIDDIEKELARYEKRTKQVKRQKSKDIQMELF; translated from the coding sequence ATGAAATACATAGCTGATCTGCACATCCATTCAAAATATTCCAGAGCCACGGCCAAAAATCTTGACCTGGAGCATATTTACCAAAGTGCACGGGTGAAGGGCATTACCCTGGTCGGCACAGGGGATTTTACCCATCCGGCCTGGATTGAAGAGTTAGAAACCAAACTTGAGCCTGCCGAACCCGGGCTGTTTGCTTTAAAAAAGGACTTATCAAGGCAGATTGACGCTGATGTGCCGGGAACATGCCAAGGCCCTGTGCGCTTCATCCTCCAGGCCGAAATTTCCAATATATATAAAAAGGATGTAAGGGTCCGTAAAAATCACAACCTGATTTATTTGCCGGATTTAGATACGGCAAAAAAGTTTAATGCCCGCCTGGATGCCATCGGCAACATCAAATCCGACGGCCGGCCTATTCTGGGGCTGGATGCAAGGGATCTGCTGGAGATCATGCTGGAGACATCCGACCGGGGTTTTTTTATCCCGGCCCATATCTGGACACCGTGGTTTTCCATGTTCGGGTCCAAATCCGGATTTGATACCATCGAGGAATGCTTCGGTGATTTAAGTTCCCATATATTTGCCTGTGAGACCGGGTTGTCATCAGACCCGCCCATGAACTGGCGGGTAAAAGATTTGGATCGGGTCAGTCTGGTATCCAACTCCGATGCCCATTCCCCGAAATTTCTGGGTCGCAACGCCTCGGTGTTTGATACGGATTTAACCTTTGATGCGGTACGAGATGCCCTTGAAACCCATGACCTTAACGCATACCAGGGCACCCTGGATATGTATCCCCACCAGGGGAAATACCACTATGACGGCCACCGCAAATGCGGGGTGTGTCTCAATCCCGATGAGACCGCAGCGTTAAACGGGATTTGTCCGGAATGCGGGAAACCCTTGACCCTGGGCGTACTCTACCGGGTCCGGGAACTGGCCGACCGACCCGAGGGGTTCAATCCTGAAAACCGGCATCCCTACACCTATGTAGTGCCTTTGGCAGATGTTTTATCCCAGATTTTTGGGGTGGGACCCAATACCAAGAAGGTGAATACCTATTATGACAAGGCGATTAATGCCCTGGGGCCGGAACTTGCTATACTCACACAGCTTTCGTCTGATACCATTGAACGTGCCGGGGTACCTTTACTGGCCCAGGCCATACAAAAGATGAGAGACGGGGATATTCACATTGACCCAGGGTTCGACGGCGAGTATGGAACGGTCAAGATTTTTACCTGGGAGGAAAAAGAGGGTATCCAGGGGGAACAAAGCCTGTTTGCCGATCCTTTGCCCCGTAAAAAGGCGAAAAAAACGGTTGGCGCAACACGTATCCGTAAAAAGCCCCAAAGCAAAGATGTTCAATTGCCCTCACCTGAAAAAAAAGAAACGCCGGAACCCATTGTCCCTAAACATATCCTGGACGGGCTGAACCCGGAGCAGGACAGGGCGGTTAAATCCGAATCAAGGGCTGTGGTGATCCAGGCGGGGCCCGGTACGGGGAAAACCCGTACCCTCACTGCCAGGATCGCCTGGTTGCTCAAGGAAAACAGGGCTGACCCTGAAAATATTCTGGCGTTGACCTTTACAAATAAGGCGGCCGGGGAACTTGCCGACCGGATTGAATCCTTCATACCCCAGGGCGGTCAGCTTGTGACAGCTGCGACCTTTCATGGATTCTGTCTTAACATGCTTAAGCGGCATGCGAATTTTAAACGCGGGCTCATGGAGGATGACCTGCGTTTTGAGGTGCTGAAATTGGCCGTTAAAACCGTGACCGGCGAAAAAAAAGTGCCTAAGAGAACCGTGTCAAAACTGGATGCCTGGATCAGCCGGCAAAAGCAGCAATTAAAGGCGCCTGGTGATGAAAATCAGGAAAATCCTGTAGCGCAGGGCGTTGGCGAATTTGATTCGGTCTGGCCCGAGGTATACGAAACCTATGACCAAATGCTTTACGACCGCGATTTGGCAGATTTTGAAGATTTGATTTTTCTTTGTTTCAGACTTTTTGCCGAGGATGCGGCGTTGCTTGAACAGGTGCGCCAACAGTATCAATTTATTTTTGTGGATGAGTACCAGGACCTGAATCTGGGCCAGTATAAGCTTGTGAAGCTGCTGTCACAAAACAGCCACGTTTTTGTGATTGGCGACCCGGATCAGTCCATCTACGGATTCAGGGGCTCGAACAGCCGGTTTTTCAACCGGTTTGAACAGGACTTTCCCGGGTGCGAACAGATCCGTCTGCGCCAAAATTACCGGTCTACCCAGACCATCCTGGACGCCTCGTTCCAGGTGATAAGTACCGGCGATGACACGGATAATGACCGGCGCAAAATTTATGCAAGCCTTGACGGTACACAAAAGATTTTGATCAATGAAACTGCCAGTGAAAGTGCCGAAGCGGTTGCTGTGGGAAAAATCATTGAAAAAGGGGTCGGGGGGCTCTCTTTTTTGTCCATGGATAAGGGGACAGGCCCGGATTCCGGGTCGGACAGGGAATATGCCTTTTCTGATTTTGCCGTTCTTTACCGCACCCGGCAGCAGGCCCAGGCCTTTGTCCAAGCCTTTGAGAAGGCCGGTATCCCTTTTCAGACCGCAGATCGGGAAAACTGGATCGACATGGCCGGTATAAAAGATCTGCTGACCCTGGTGCGGATTTTTCTTGGCCGGGGCAGTGAAACCGTCCAACAGCAGTTTGCGCAATTTTTACCGATGATTACAGCACTTTCAAGTTCCATAGACACGCCCACGCTGCTTGATACATTGGGCAACTGGCTGGATATCAAGGCCCAGAGTAAAGCCAATGAAACCCTGGCATCGGCATGCCGGCGACTCAACGCCCTGGCAGACCGGTACCCTTCTCCCAATGATCTTCTGGACAATTTAAGGTTGGACCAGGATCCGGATTTTTTGGACAAAACAGTAGAAAAAGTCTCTTTGATGACCGTGCATGCGGCCAAGGGCCTTGAGTTTCCGGTTGTTTTTCTTGCAGGGTGTGAAAATGGTACAATCCCCTTTGCCAGGGATGGGAAAACAGTGGAAGACCCGGATGAGGAGCGCCGCCTTTTCTACGTAGCCATGACCCGGGCAAAGGAGATGCTCTATTTGACATATGCACGAAAAAGACGCATATTCGGCCGGGAGTTGCAAAGAATCCGGTCCTGTTTTATCGATGATATTGAAAAAGAACTGGCCCGGTATGAAAAGAGAACAAAGCAGGTAAAAAGACAAAAATCCAAGGATATTCAAATGGAATTATTTTAA
- a CDS encoding MFS transporter has protein sequence MTENFGTHSQYPGEFGDKAGNTKHPPPSLMSSPAGKKILFHSIILLIVALLFNALFNFTTLEKLSKEALALKYHIVGTDLRREIQQALSYDMPLSDVPGMTDRLSWAKSQLNALTIKSKKQHVPTHQASVSHFEIRVCRPDGYILFTTEQHPLTDRLPFPLEAFADEKGEKESFLGKNEVISKGDLLFLHLPIENFQKQWIGSVLVSFTKGGEHTSAGINLKRQIWIGAILFFIGSVALLWVLAKLLRNCPADLKSHRKRITWSMFYVIAPIIIVFSGLNTYTASKQYVDIAKNQVEMALNFAKHNIEKYINTGLPLSDSVKADGRFDELVNAYSIIDSILVLDSEKNWIFAASKKNHSTLSFANVSWVKAFLKKIHYLNKLHEIALTDKNNASLGTVTIRISKAEFLREASNLILNAVTVIAVSILFLVELLVFLFHFIDTPESQQNSTKGVHFGLIRPVTFLFLFGMDLCMSFIPLHMEKIYTPMWKFSKDAVMGLPISIEFCFVGIAIFLSGFWNDRRGWHEPFLVGLFLAGSGTLYSWLAPNVIHFIISRGLVGIGYGLTLLAAQGFVIAFTKQKSRARGFAQFLSGLYAGSICGGATGALLAEKIGYGGVFFIGAVILYISILYPLIFMKKAMIRPTDNKKPNPQTQSDPKNSPGKKVIFEFFSNRIVLSLIFLSSLPAAFAAVGFLHYFSPVYLNRLGTSQGTIGRELMIYGFSLVYLGPIIAKFVDRFDNKRNYIFVGCLLGSFAFLMFYFFEGLIAVTFAIFLLGLSNSFIIASQSTYLLRLKVTYAFGEGKAIGIFRAVSRLGQALGPIIFSGLFLSENIRMSITHLGLIYLMTALLFFLFTIKDRKYYERFL, from the coding sequence ATGACAGAAAATTTTGGCACCCACAGCCAATATCCCGGTGAATTCGGAGATAAGGCCGGAAACACCAAACACCCCCCTCCGTCTCTTATGTCGAGTCCTGCCGGGAAAAAAATTTTATTTCATTCTATTATTCTTCTCATCGTCGCCCTATTATTTAACGCCCTGTTTAATTTCACTACCCTGGAAAAACTGTCAAAAGAAGCGCTTGCTCTTAAATATCATATTGTGGGGACTGATCTGCGGCGAGAAATCCAGCAGGCACTCTCCTACGACATGCCCCTGTCAGACGTTCCGGGCATGACGGATCGCCTATCCTGGGCTAAATCCCAGTTAAATGCATTAACGATAAAAAGCAAAAAACAACACGTCCCAACACACCAGGCGTCTGTCTCACATTTTGAAATACGTGTTTGCCGCCCGGATGGATATATTCTATTTACAACAGAGCAGCACCCGTTGACGGACCGTCTGCCCTTTCCACTTGAAGCGTTTGCAGATGAAAAGGGTGAAAAAGAATCATTCTTAGGAAAAAACGAGGTTATATCAAAAGGAGATCTATTATTTCTCCATCTTCCCATTGAAAACTTCCAAAAGCAGTGGATTGGATCTGTTCTTGTTTCTTTCACTAAAGGCGGCGAGCATACATCCGCCGGTATCAATCTTAAAAGGCAAATCTGGATTGGTGCAATCTTGTTTTTCATAGGCAGTGTTGCCCTGCTATGGGTTCTTGCAAAGCTTTTGCGCAACTGCCCTGCGGATCTAAAATCTCATAGAAAAAGAATCACATGGTCCATGTTTTATGTGATTGCGCCCATCATTATCGTATTTTCGGGGCTGAACACCTATACGGCGTCCAAGCAGTATGTTGATATCGCTAAAAACCAGGTAGAGATGGCCTTGAATTTTGCTAAACACAATATTGAAAAATACATAAATACGGGATTGCCTCTCTCAGATTCCGTAAAAGCCGACGGGCGGTTTGATGAACTTGTTAATGCGTATTCGATTATTGATTCCATTCTTGTGCTGGATTCTGAAAAAAACTGGATTTTTGCAGCGAGCAAGAAAAACCATAGCACATTGTCTTTTGCAAATGTTTCGTGGGTAAAGGCCTTTCTTAAAAAAATTCATTATTTGAACAAACTTCACGAAATAGCCCTGACGGACAAAAATAACGCATCTTTAGGGACCGTTACTATCCGGATATCAAAAGCTGAATTCCTACGGGAAGCCTCTAATCTCATTTTAAATGCCGTCACAGTTATTGCGGTATCCATACTTTTCCTTGTGGAATTGCTGGTATTTCTTTTTCACTTTATTGATACGCCGGAATCCCAACAAAACAGCACCAAGGGGGTTCATTTTGGATTAATCCGCCCTGTGACCTTCTTGTTCCTTTTCGGCATGGATCTTTGCATGTCTTTTATCCCTCTGCACATGGAAAAAATTTATACACCCATGTGGAAATTCTCCAAGGATGCAGTGATGGGCCTGCCGATTTCCATAGAATTTTGTTTTGTAGGTATCGCCATTTTCCTAAGTGGATTTTGGAACGATCGAAGAGGATGGCATGAACCCTTTCTGGTCGGTTTATTTCTTGCAGGCAGCGGGACACTGTACTCGTGGCTTGCGCCAAACGTAATCCATTTTATAATCTCAAGGGGGCTCGTGGGTATTGGATACGGCCTTACGCTGCTGGCGGCCCAAGGTTTTGTCATTGCGTTCACCAAACAAAAAAGCAGGGCGCGAGGTTTTGCACAATTTTTATCCGGGTTGTATGCCGGAAGTATTTGTGGCGGGGCAACAGGTGCGTTACTGGCAGAAAAAATTGGATATGGCGGGGTCTTTTTCATTGGTGCCGTGATTCTCTACATAAGCATTCTTTACCCACTGATTTTCATGAAAAAAGCGATGATTCGACCAACCGACAACAAGAAGCCCAACCCGCAGACCCAATCTGACCCCAAAAACAGTCCGGGCAAAAAAGTTATCTTTGAATTTTTCAGCAACAGAATTGTTCTGAGTTTGATCTTTTTAAGCAGCCTTCCGGCAGCGTTTGCCGCGGTCGGCTTCCTGCACTATTTCAGTCCGGTTTACCTCAATCGACTTGGCACCTCCCAAGGCACTATCGGCAGAGAACTGATGATTTACGGTTTTAGTCTTGTTTATTTAGGACCAATTATCGCCAAATTTGTGGATAGATTTGACAATAAAAGAAACTACATTTTTGTGGGTTGCCTGCTGGGCAGCTTTGCCTTTCTAATGTTTTATTTTTTCGAAGGGTTAATCGCCGTAACATTTGCCATCTTTTTACTCGGGCTTTCAAACAGCTTTATTATTGCTTCCCAAAGCACATATCTGCTTCGCTTAAAGGTCACTTATGCCTTTGGCGAAGGCAAGGCCATCGGTATATTCAGAGCTGTGAGTCGCCTGGGTCAGGCACTTGGACCCATTATTTTCAGCGGGCTGTTTTTATCGGAAAACATCAGAATGAGCATTACGCACCTCGGGTTAATTTACCTGATGACAGCCCTTCTATTTTTTCTATTCACAATAAAAGATAGAAAGTATTACGAAAGGTTTTTATGA
- a CDS encoding lytic transglycosylase domain-containing protein codes for MKRTKKNKIVTISLLWGTFVFFICLYVICPCTALGDIYRYIDADGVVHFTNTPTDAGYTLYLKEKKAHRILARSRKFKAGSDEYDKIIFKAAKAFGVDRALIKAVIHAESSFNPNAVSTKGARGLMQIMPQNDASLDISNPFDPSQNIMGGTRYLKQMLTRYNEKLALALAAYNAGPSAVDKYNNIPPYEETQTYVQRVMSLYSRYKSS; via the coding sequence TTGAAAAGGACAAAAAAAAATAAAATTGTAACTATTTCCCTTCTTTGGGGGACATTTGTTTTTTTTATCTGTTTGTATGTGATATGTCCCTGCACCGCCTTGGGCGATATATACCGGTATATTGATGCTGATGGGGTGGTGCATTTTACCAATACCCCCACGGATGCAGGGTATACCCTTTATCTCAAGGAAAAAAAGGCGCACCGGATATTGGCCCGGTCAAGAAAATTTAAGGCCGGGTCTGATGAATACGACAAGATTATTTTCAAAGCGGCCAAGGCCTTTGGTGTGGATCGCGCATTAATCAAGGCCGTGATTCATGCGGAGTCCAGTTTTAATCCCAATGCCGTGTCCACCAAAGGGGCAAGGGGGCTTATGCAGATAATGCCTCAAAACGATGCCTCTTTGGATATTTCCAATCCCTTTGATCCCTCCCAGAATATCATGGGCGGAACCCGGTATCTCAAGCAGATGCTCACTCGGTATAATGAGAAACTTGCCCTGGCCCTTGCGGCCTATAATGCCGGCCCCTCGGCTGTGGATAAATACAACAACATTCCGCCCTATGAAGAAACCCAGACCTATGTACAACGGGTGATGTCTTTGTATTCACGGTATAAAAGCAGTTAG